The DNA segment GGGCATCCGTGCGCAGGATGTTCTTTACGCGGTTTTTTTCTGCGGCCTATTTTTAGCCGCTCGCTTTTATCGTTGAAGCAATAATTTATTTTGCGCTTTGCGACAGGCGGAAAGCGCCGCCGCGAAAAGAGAGGATCTATGTCCGAGGAATTGATAAGGTTCATAAATGTAAAATTCAGTTATCCATGCGGCAGACAAGCGCTATCCGGTATTTACTGCTCCATAAAAAAAGGCGAGGGCATAGGTTTGGTCGGCGCCAATGGCGCCGGGAAAACGTCTTTTCTGTCGCTGCTGGCCGGCCTATATTTGCCGCAGGCGGGACGTTTGTCTGTCTGTGGGCTGGAAGCGTCGCCTGAGAACCTGAAACAAATAAGGCAAAAGGTAGGATTTGTTTTTCAAAATCCGGACAACCAACTTTTTATGCTTACAGTATTTGACGACGTCGCCTTCGGCCCTTTAAACAAAGGGCTCAGCGACAGCGCGGCCGCCCATGCCGCCAACGCCGCCCTGAAGGCGGTAGGCGCGGCAAAAATCGGCGCGCGCGCGCCCTATCAGTTGTCGGGCGGGGAGAAGCGCCTGGCGGCGCTGGCCAGCGTCCTTTCCATGCAGCCGGAAATC comes from the Acidaminococcales bacterium genome and includes:
- a CDS encoding energy-coupling factor ABC transporter ATP-binding protein: MSEELIRFINVKFSYPCGRQALSGIYCSIKKGEGIGLVGANGAGKTSFLSLLAGLYLPQAGRLSVCGLEASPENLKQIRQKVGFVFQNPDNQLFMLTVFDDVAFGPLNKGLSDSAAAHAANAALKAVGAAKIGARAPYQLSGGEKRLAALASVLSMQPEILALDEPDAGLDSYSRRRLINTLNNITATKIIATHDLNLVMDTCGKIILLSDGAILAQGAPQDIFRDAGLLAAARIEPPAGL